CCATTATGCTGTTGGCACTGACGTTCGCGGAACTTGGCGCGACGTTTCCGAAATCAGGCGGTGCAGTCCGCTACGCGCACTACTCGCATGGTCCGCTCGCGGGGTTTATTGCCGGTTGGGCGAACTGGATCTCGATTGTCTCTGTGATTCCGATTGAAGCGGAAGCTTCCATTCAATACATGAGTTCGTGGCCGTGGCACTGGGTCCCCGCGTGGATTCACAACCTGTATAACGGCACGTCGCTGACGCCGGTTGGACTTGGATTCTCTGCGATTTTGGTCGTGATTTACTTCTTAATCAACTACTGGACGGTTGGGTTGTTTGCGCGGGTCAACAGTTCCATCACGATTGTCAAGCTGGTCATTCCTGCATTGACCGCTGTCGGCCTGATTGTGAGCGGGTTTCATCCCGGTAACTTTACGCACGTCGCGGGCGGGTTCATGCCGTACGGCGGGGCGAGCGTGCTGACGGCCATCGCCACGTCCGGCATCGTGTTTGCCTTCAACGGCTTTCAGAGCCCGGTGAATTTTGCGGGAGAGACGCGGGACCCCAACAAGTCCGTCGCCCGCGCGGTGGTGGGTTCGATTCTGATTTCGGGCGTCATCTACCTGCTGCTGCAGACGGCGTTTATTGGTGCGCTCGGTCCCTCCTTGCTGGGACACGGCTGGGGCGGCATCAACCTGAGCTCGCCGTTCGCGGACCTGGCCTTATCAGTGGGATTGAACTGGCTGGCGATTATCCTGTTCGCCGACGCCTTTGTGTCGCCATCGGGTACGGGCATCACGTACACGGCTTCGACGGCACGCATGCTGTTCGGCATGAGTGAAAACGGTTGGTTCCCACGGGTGTTTGGCACGGTGCATCCGTTCTACAAGGTGCCGCGCAGGGCGATGTGGCTGAACCTCGGACTTGCGTTTTTG
Above is a genomic segment from Alicyclobacillus cycloheptanicus containing:
- a CDS encoding APC family permease, which encodes MEKGLRKQMGTFALTMTGVGSIIGSGWLFGAWKAAKVAGPAAILAWVIGMGAIMLLALTFAELGATFPKSGGAVRYAHYSHGPLAGFIAGWANWISIVSVIPIEAEASIQYMSSWPWHWVPAWIHNLYNGTSLTPVGLGFSAILVVIYFLINYWTVGLFARVNSSITIVKLVIPALTAVGLIVSGFHPGNFTHVAGGFMPYGGASVLTAIATSGIVFAFNGFQSPVNFAGETRDPNKSVARAVVGSILISGVIYLLLQTAFIGALGPSLLGHGWGGINLSSPFADLALSVGLNWLAIILFADAFVSPSGTGITYTASTARMLFGMSENGWFPRVFGTVHPFYKVPRRAMWLNLGLAFLFLALFRGWGQLSGVISVATLVSYVTGPVAVVSLRRTAARLPRPVRIGWMKVVAPAAFMLASLILYWATWPLTGEVILVMVVGVPMFLYYQGKGGWRDFGRTMKAGVWLIVYLLYMMAVSYLGSSKFGGTNLIPYGWDMLLVAVSSLLFYAWGVHSGWRTRDVAELEDEAVQALAAEEGAASNDALA